The following coding sequences lie in one Agrobacterium vitis genomic window:
- a CDS encoding NtaA/DmoA family FMN-dependent monooxygenase (This protein belongs to a clade of FMN-dependent monooxygenases, within a broader family of flavin-dependent oxidoreductases, the luciferase-like monooxygenase (LMM) family, some of whose members use coenzyme F420 rather than FMN.), with amino-acid sequence MRKRLIFNCFTMNVPSHIYHGTWRHPNNQLAHFNEFETWSKLAMKLEEGRFDAMFFADILGIDPAYDGKWDAYFEQGLHMPCNDTFTLCAALAGVTKNLGLVFTSSILSEHPFAFAKKASTLDHISGGRIGWNIVTSVTDNAARNFGYDKIVPHDQRYDWADEYMSVLYKLWEGSWEDGAMIADRESGVFSDHTKVHRINHVGERYKVQGPHLVSPSPQRTPMLYQAGASKRGSQFAAQHAEGTFVLYPNVDGARIGITGTKAVAAQVGRGAEDLKFIQGLSFVVGSTMEEAERKAAEIDEWVSYEGLAAHVSRDMGVDLSNLDPDKPVDESGLDGLQGYARMIEMGKPNGEKATVKEVANALSYNCRIVGTPESIADELALWQDAGIDGINMICQLHPDTYIDFIDHVTPVLQDRGLAQRDYAEGPLRQKLFGQGPRLPDNHPGAAHRGAFSQSTQAAAE; translated from the coding sequence ATGCGCAAACGGCTTATATTCAATTGCTTCACGATGAATGTTCCCTCGCATATCTACCACGGGACATGGCGACATCCGAACAATCAACTTGCTCACTTCAATGAGTTCGAGACCTGGTCAAAGCTGGCAATGAAACTGGAAGAGGGGCGGTTCGACGCGATGTTCTTCGCGGATATTCTTGGTATCGATCCGGCCTATGATGGCAAGTGGGATGCTTATTTCGAGCAAGGCCTCCATATGCCTTGCAACGATACCTTCACCTTGTGCGCGGCCCTTGCAGGGGTGACGAAAAACCTTGGTCTCGTTTTCACCAGTTCGATCCTGTCCGAGCATCCTTTCGCGTTTGCAAAGAAGGCCTCGACCCTCGACCATATCAGCGGCGGCCGTATCGGTTGGAACATTGTCACAAGCGTGACGGACAATGCCGCCCGCAACTTCGGTTACGACAAGATCGTCCCGCATGACCAGCGCTACGACTGGGCGGACGAATATATGTCCGTTCTCTACAAGCTCTGGGAAGGGTCCTGGGAGGACGGCGCGATGATCGCGGACCGTGAAAGCGGCGTGTTCAGCGATCATACCAAAGTGCATCGGATCAACCATGTCGGGGAGCGTTACAAGGTACAAGGGCCGCATCTGGTCAGCCCCTCTCCGCAACGGACGCCGATGCTTTACCAAGCTGGGGCCTCCAAGCGTGGCAGCCAGTTCGCGGCGCAGCATGCGGAAGGAACCTTCGTTCTCTATCCGAATGTCGACGGTGCCCGGATCGGGATTACTGGCACCAAGGCGGTGGCGGCGCAGGTGGGACGCGGTGCCGAAGACCTCAAGTTCATTCAGGGCCTGTCCTTCGTCGTCGGCAGCACGATGGAAGAGGCGGAGCGAAAGGCTGCGGAGATTGACGAATGGGTCAGCTATGAAGGCCTTGCCGCGCATGTCAGCCGCGACATGGGTGTCGATCTCTCCAATCTCGACCCGGACAAGCCGGTTGATGAGTCCGGTCTCGATGGCTTGCAGGGTTACGCACGCATGATCGAGATGGGCAAGCCCAATGGCGAAAAGGCCACCGTCAAGGAGGTCGCAAACGCGCTTTCCTACAATTGCCGCATTGTCGGCACGCCGGAAAGTATCGCCGACGAATTGGCGCTTTGGCAGGATGCGGGCATTGATGGCATCAACATGATCTGCCAATTGCATCCCGACACCTATATCGATTTCATCGATCACGTCACGCCGGTCTTGCAGGACCGTGGCCTTGCCCAGCGCGACTATGCCGAAGGTCCTTTACGGCAAAAATTGTTCGGTCAGGGGCCACGCCTTCCAGACAACCATCCGGGTGCCGCACATCGCGGTGCGTTTTCCCAATCCACCCAGGCTGCTGCTGAATAA
- a CDS encoding helix-turn-helix domain-containing protein: MAVWNANEMPERDRFPYWREVLCEAYIALNPILEGEQRFKGEVRANLLDCINVTTISSSRQKIHRRRLDISRMPHEVYFLNLQVKGQCRMMQGSREALLEPGDFSLVDSTEPYLKDYCSDDWTQYSFRIPRAMLKPLLKQADKQTAIRFTNAHPIASVAIDYLKSVAQNAEHIGTASTPIANHIVDLVAMAAGVSTTEEDRARGTLRSQLSRSVIQFIGAHAADPTLTPAKAAQHFKISVRYVHRLLEESGETFSRLLLKRRLERCADDLRAEAAISISEIAFRWGFNDLSHFSKTFRHHFGVAPRDYRGQ; the protein is encoded by the coding sequence ATGGCAGTCTGGAACGCGAACGAAATGCCGGAGCGGGACCGCTTTCCCTATTGGAGGGAGGTCCTGTGCGAAGCCTATATCGCCCTCAATCCCATTCTTGAGGGCGAGCAGCGCTTCAAGGGAGAGGTTCGGGCCAATCTTCTCGATTGCATCAACGTGACAACCATTTCGTCAAGTCGGCAGAAGATACATCGCAGACGTCTGGATATCAGCCGTATGCCGCACGAAGTCTACTTCCTCAATCTTCAAGTCAAGGGACAGTGCCGGATGATGCAAGGATCGCGAGAAGCGCTGCTGGAGCCGGGTGATTTTTCGCTTGTGGATTCAACCGAGCCTTATCTCAAAGATTACTGTAGCGATGACTGGACACAATATTCCTTCCGCATACCGCGAGCCATGCTGAAACCATTGCTGAAACAGGCAGACAAGCAAACGGCAATCCGCTTTACCAATGCGCATCCCATAGCGTCCGTTGCCATCGACTATCTGAAATCCGTCGCGCAGAATGCGGAACACATCGGGACTGCCTCGACGCCGATTGCAAATCACATCGTCGATCTCGTCGCCATGGCGGCAGGCGTGTCCACGACCGAAGAAGACCGCGCCCGTGGGACACTCAGGTCGCAACTTTCACGGTCGGTTATTCAGTTTATCGGCGCGCATGCCGCAGACCCCACACTGACCCCCGCCAAAGCGGCACAGCACTTCAAAATATCGGTCCGCTACGTCCACCGTCTTCTTGAGGAGAGCGGGGAGACCTTCAGCCGCCTGCTGCTCAAGCGGCGTTTGGAGCGATGTGCCGACGATCTACGTGCCGAGGCCGCAATTTCGATCAGTGAGATCGCGTTCCGATGGGGCTTCAACGACCTTTCGCACTTCAGCAAAACCTTCAGGCACCATTTCGGAGTGGCTCCTCGTGACTATCGGGGCCAGTAG
- a CDS encoding DUF3313 domain-containing protein: MAGLLLVLALAGCSSVPLTQSGTLSSYKGLGPVEGRFSKSRSFADTPAILAAQTVSIAPTRLSPLASSRLHDAGNDRLVSNALDRAMCIDLSDKYRVVGPGEAADLTVHAVITDIVPTSKAVAGLSTAVTLGTSFVLPVGVPRLPIGLGGLAVEAEAVDATGAQRAAMVWSRGANSITNTARVSEVGDAYGLASSFASQFSEILVKGRKSSGLDLSLPSGQKIKSQLGGKPKNAACEVFGRAPGLGGVLSGVVGAPPSWTDHPTK; encoded by the coding sequence GTGGCGGGTCTCCTTCTTGTGCTGGCATTGGCTGGGTGTAGCTCCGTTCCGCTCACTCAGTCCGGTACGCTGTCCTCCTATAAAGGCTTGGGGCCTGTTGAAGGTCGCTTCAGCAAATCGCGCAGTTTCGCGGATACCCCGGCTATACTGGCGGCGCAAACGGTTTCCATTGCTCCCACACGGTTGTCGCCGCTGGCCTCTTCGAGGCTCCATGACGCCGGGAATGACAGGCTGGTCTCCAATGCTCTGGATCGCGCTATGTGTATCGATCTCAGTGATAAATACCGGGTTGTTGGTCCCGGAGAGGCGGCTGATCTCACTGTTCACGCTGTAATAACCGACATAGTCCCGACCAGCAAAGCCGTGGCGGGCCTGTCGACCGCAGTCACACTGGGAACCTCCTTTGTTCTTCCCGTGGGTGTCCCGCGTCTGCCGATCGGACTGGGAGGCCTGGCTGTCGAGGCGGAGGCGGTTGATGCAACAGGTGCTCAACGAGCGGCCATGGTCTGGTCGCGCGGTGCAAATTCCATCACCAATACTGCGCGTGTTTCAGAAGTCGGTGACGCCTATGGCCTCGCATCTTCCTTTGCCAGCCAGTTCTCAGAGATACTGGTAAAAGGCCGCAAGTCCTCTGGTTTGGACCTTTCCCTACCCTCGGGCCAAAAAATCAAGTCACAGCTGGGTGGAAAGCCTAAAAATGCGGCGTGTGAGGTGTTTGGGCGGGCGCCGGGTCTCGGTGGTGTTCTGTCTGGTGTCGTTGGTGCTCCACCGTCCTGGACAGATCATCCAACCAAGTGA
- a CDS encoding efflux RND transporter permease subunit has protein sequence MSEQSSQSRPRFNLSKWALDHQSLVIFLMLAAVISGILSYQKLSRNEDPPFTIKTMVVGARWPGASAADTVNLLTDKLEKKLSETPHLDYTQSYTRPGQSVIMVNLRDDTPPSEVEGIWYTVRKKMADISSTLPEGVEGPAFDDEFGDTYGSIYAFRAEGFSQRELRDRVEAIRSEILSLPDIGKVNILGAQDEQIVIEFSQSKLASLDIDPSSAIEAIRAQNSVNPIGTVQTSEEKISVRVTGAFASEDSLKDITLKLGSRYFRLDSIATISRTITDPPAASVRVNGKEVIGLAVSMAKDGNLLTFGEALKDRMHTLASKLPYGIEMIQVADQSTVVRDAVNGFMKVLVEAIIIVLAVSFISLGARAGLVITASIPLVLALTFLGMELTGVGLQRISLGALIIALGLLVDDAMITVESMVSCLEKGRSRLVAATHAYETTAFPMLTGTLVMIAGFIPVGFAASSAGEYTFSLFMVILIALSSSWIVAVLFSPILGTWILPRSLAHTHKKTGIIMATYRKILGWNLQHRWLTILFAIAAFALSLAGLGQLKQQFFPASDRPELLVGLTLPQNASRAATDIRARELEAILRTDRDIDHFITYVGSGSIRFYLPMDLQLDNDNVSETVVVAKSVEKREAVRRKIEAVLNERFSDLVTRVSPLELGPPVGWPLKFRVSGPDYQQVRALSTKVAAIIGQNPETRDVNLTAGEPQKSVTIKVNQIEARALGMSSESIGSEIAAVFSGSKVTTVRDKDKLVDVMVKGVEADRNSVSTIGNLELRTGDGNYVPLRQVASVAYGMEDPIIWRQQGKPMIIVQADVQKNALAATVAVQADAQLNALRSELPMGYSIIAGGITEESEKGNSSIYAVIPVMLFAIAVLLMVQMQSFSRMALAVFMAPFGLIGVVAAMWPTGTPMGFVAQLGVIALSGMIIRNAVILIQEIDQNVALGQSPKDAIIAASIHRARPIVLTACAAILGMIPIAAEIFWGPMAFAIIGGLAVATMLTLTLLPCAMSLLLNAEHKARSKTDPDGKAEVQP, from the coding sequence GTGAGCGAACAATCATCCCAGTCGCGTCCCCGTTTCAATTTGTCGAAATGGGCGCTCGACCATCAATCGCTTGTCATCTTCCTGATGCTTGCCGCAGTCATCAGTGGCATCCTCAGCTATCAAAAGCTCTCGCGCAACGAAGATCCACCCTTCACCATCAAGACGATGGTTGTCGGTGCCCGCTGGCCAGGCGCCAGTGCAGCCGACACCGTCAATCTGCTGACCGACAAGCTCGAAAAGAAGCTCTCGGAGACGCCGCATCTCGATTACACGCAAAGCTATACCAGGCCCGGCCAGTCGGTCATCATGGTCAACCTGCGTGACGACACCCCGCCCAGCGAGGTCGAGGGCATCTGGTACACGGTTCGCAAAAAAATGGCGGACATTTCTTCGACATTGCCGGAGGGGGTCGAAGGACCAGCTTTCGACGATGAATTCGGCGATACGTATGGAAGCATTTATGCGTTTCGTGCGGAGGGCTTTAGTCAACGCGAACTGCGTGACCGCGTGGAGGCAATCCGCAGTGAAATCCTGTCCCTGCCTGACATCGGCAAAGTCAACATTCTCGGTGCGCAGGACGAACAGATCGTCATCGAATTCTCGCAGAGCAAACTTGCTAGCCTGGACATCGATCCGTCCAGCGCAATCGAAGCCATCAGAGCCCAGAATTCCGTCAATCCGATTGGAACCGTCCAGACCAGTGAAGAAAAGATCTCGGTTCGCGTCACCGGAGCGTTTGCCTCCGAAGACAGCCTGAAAGACATCACCTTAAAGCTTGGCAGCCGATATTTCCGGCTCGACTCCATCGCGACGATCTCGCGCACGATCACAGATCCGCCCGCCGCCTCGGTGCGCGTCAACGGAAAGGAGGTCATTGGTCTGGCCGTTTCGATGGCAAAGGATGGAAACCTCCTCACCTTCGGTGAGGCATTGAAAGACCGCATGCATACGCTTGCCTCCAAACTTCCTTACGGGATCGAGATGATCCAGGTCGCGGATCAATCGACGGTCGTGAGGGATGCCGTCAACGGTTTCATGAAAGTTCTGGTGGAGGCGATCATTATCGTACTGGCCGTTTCCTTTATATCCTTGGGGGCAAGGGCCGGGTTGGTTATCACCGCGTCCATTCCTCTCGTTCTTGCCCTGACATTCCTTGGCATGGAGCTGACCGGCGTTGGACTTCAGCGAATTTCGCTGGGTGCTTTGATCATTGCATTGGGCCTGCTGGTGGATGATGCGATGATCACCGTCGAAAGCATGGTTTCCTGCCTTGAAAAGGGCAGGTCGCGTCTGGTCGCGGCAACCCATGCCTATGAGACGACCGCATTTCCGATGCTGACCGGCACATTGGTGATGATCGCCGGCTTCATTCCGGTGGGTTTTGCCGCCTCAAGTGCTGGGGAATACACCTTCTCCCTGTTCATGGTGATCCTGATTGCTCTGTCGTCCTCCTGGATCGTTGCGGTGCTATTTTCGCCGATCCTTGGCACCTGGATACTCCCCCGCAGCCTCGCGCATACCCATAAGAAGACGGGTATTATCATGGCCACCTATCGCAAAATACTGGGTTGGAACCTTCAGCATCGTTGGCTGACAATCCTGTTTGCGATTGCCGCTTTTGCCCTGTCCCTTGCTGGGCTTGGGCAATTGAAGCAGCAGTTCTTCCCGGCTTCCGACAGACCGGAACTGCTGGTCGGTCTTACGCTTCCGCAAAATGCATCGCGGGCCGCGACAGACATCCGTGCGCGCGAATTGGAAGCGATCTTGCGAACCGACCGCGACATCGATCATTTCATCACCTATGTCGGCTCAGGCTCCATTCGCTTTTATCTGCCAATGGATCTGCAACTCGACAACGACAATGTCTCGGAAACCGTGGTCGTCGCCAAAAGCGTCGAAAAACGGGAGGCCGTCCGCCGCAAGATCGAAGCTGTGCTCAATGAGCGTTTTTCGGATCTCGTCACGCGCGTTTCGCCTCTTGAACTCGGTCCTCCCGTCGGCTGGCCGCTGAAGTTCCGGGTTTCGGGGCCGGATTATCAGCAGGTCCGCGCCCTCTCGACAAAAGTCGCTGCGATCATCGGTCAAAATCCAGAGACCCGTGACGTCAATCTCACGGCGGGTGAACCGCAGAAAAGCGTGACGATCAAGGTGAACCAGATCGAGGCCCGTGCCTTGGGCATGAGTTCGGAATCCATCGGCAGTGAGATTGCGGCGGTCTTCTCGGGGTCGAAAGTCACCACGGTTCGTGACAAAGACAAACTCGTTGATGTCATGGTCAAAGGGGTTGAGGCTGACCGTAACTCGGTATCAACCATCGGCAATCTGGAACTGCGCACCGGCGATGGAAACTATGTGCCGCTTCGGCAAGTCGCTTCGGTCGCCTATGGGATGGAAGACCCGATCATCTGGCGCCAGCAAGGAAAGCCGATGATTATTGTCCAGGCTGACGTTCAAAAGAATGCCCTGGCCGCCACAGTCGCCGTGCAGGCCGATGCCCAGCTCAATGCTCTGCGCTCAGAGCTTCCCATGGGGTACTCCATCATTGCAGGCGGCATCACGGAAGAATCCGAGAAAGGCAATTCGTCAATCTACGCCGTTATTCCTGTGATGCTGTTTGCTATTGCAGTTCTGTTGATGGTGCAGATGCAGAGCTTTTCCAGAATGGCCTTGGCTGTGTTCATGGCGCCTTTTGGTCTCATTGGCGTGGTCGCAGCCATGTGGCCGACCGGCACGCCCATGGGCTTTGTTGCGCAACTCGGTGTCATCGCCTTGTCCGGGATGATCATTCGCAACGCTGTCATCCTCATTCAGGAGATTGACCAGAACGTCGCGCTTGGCCAATCGCCAAAAGACGCGATCATCGCCGCCTCGATCCATCGCGCCCGTCCGATCGTTCTGACCGCCTGTGCCGCGATTCTCGGGATGATCCCAATTGCCGCCGAGATTTTCTGGGGCCCCATGGCCTTTGCGATCATTGGCGGGCTTGCAGTGGCAACCATGCTGACCCTTACGCTGCTGCCTTGTGCGATGTCGTTGTTGCTGAATGCCGAACACAAGGCGCGATCGAAAACTGATCCGGACGGCAAAGCGGAGGTTCAACCGTGA
- a CDS encoding efflux RND transporter periplasmic adaptor subunit, which produces MLRRMILCTTGVLAVFLTACSDEASTPKTPRAIKGVTVKSELIGEVFRQTGEIRPRYETPMSFRIDGLVAFRVETGSSVKKDDVLATVEKTPALINVASASAQVDEAKSDLALADVNAARNWNLIAKNAVSRAQVQQSDANLQAAKSKLEVANATLASAQQNLSYTDLKAGRDGIVSGVSINVGQVVTTGQTVLTLSSDTELDAVFDVPEQMLTQNLGDSEVDVSLMSNPAVVAKGKVREVTPSADTATRTYRVKVTLNGTLDGAPLGAVVTGKVTLSPKPVFKVPASALTSQGQNQAVFVYLPTSKMLQLRPVKIERYGENDMLISEGLADGDIVVIAGVSKLRDGEAVTLEKGVQS; this is translated from the coding sequence ATGCTGAGACGAATGATCCTATGTACCACAGGCGTTCTTGCCGTGTTTCTAACCGCCTGTTCGGATGAAGCCAGCACGCCAAAGACACCTCGCGCCATTAAAGGGGTCACAGTCAAATCGGAGCTTATCGGGGAAGTCTTTCGCCAGACCGGCGAGATCCGTCCACGTTATGAAACGCCGATGAGCTTCAGGATCGATGGACTGGTGGCTTTTCGCGTCGAGACGGGATCATCCGTCAAAAAAGACGATGTGCTTGCAACAGTAGAAAAGACACCGGCCTTGATCAATGTCGCGTCCGCATCCGCGCAAGTCGATGAGGCAAAATCGGATCTGGCGCTGGCGGATGTTAACGCGGCTCGCAACTGGAACCTCATCGCCAAGAATGCGGTGTCGCGCGCCCAGGTCCAGCAGAGCGATGCCAATCTGCAAGCGGCGAAGTCAAAGCTTGAAGTCGCCAACGCGACTTTGGCGAGCGCACAACAGAACCTCTCCTATACGGATCTGAAAGCGGGACGAGACGGTATCGTGTCCGGCGTTTCCATCAATGTGGGTCAGGTCGTCACCACGGGCCAGACAGTCCTGACGCTCAGTTCTGATACCGAACTTGATGCGGTCTTCGATGTGCCTGAACAGATGCTAACCCAGAACCTTGGCGATAGCGAGGTTGACGTCAGCCTGATGTCCAATCCGGCCGTTGTCGCCAAGGGCAAGGTTCGCGAGGTCACGCCTTCCGCTGATACTGCAACGCGGACCTACCGTGTCAAGGTTACGTTGAATGGCACGTTGGACGGGGCGCCGTTGGGCGCTGTGGTCACGGGTAAGGTAACCCTTTCGCCAAAGCCTGTCTTCAAGGTTCCCGCGTCTGCATTAACCAGTCAGGGGCAGAACCAGGCCGTTTTCGTCTACTTACCGACCTCCAAAATGCTCCAGCTTCGCCCGGTCAAAATAGAACGATACGGCGAAAACGACATGCTCATCTCCGAAGGCCTGGCCGATGGCGATATCGTCGTGATCGCCGGTGTTAGCAAGTTGCGCGATGGCGAGGCGGTCACTCTTGAGAAAGGGGTGCAATCGTGA
- a CDS encoding response regulator transcription factor, whose product MSDAPRILIIEDDEQIAGMVRDSLNEQGILVEVAADGAAMDAKMRALEFDLVVLDVMLPGEDGFSICRRLRGSSDIPILMLTSVSSDIDRVVGLEIGADDYVTKPFVLRELTARIKGLLRRSRVTSQRPDSLRKSFFRFDGWQVDPARRQLHDPSHARVAMTTHEFDLLLAFCQNPGRVLTREQLLSATHAGLAGPIERSIDVHISRLRQKIEKDPRDPALLKTVRLGGYVFTATVEEVHV is encoded by the coding sequence ATGTCAGATGCGCCCAGGATCCTGATTATAGAAGATGACGAGCAGATTGCCGGCATGGTCCGCGATAGCCTCAACGAGCAAGGAATACTTGTCGAGGTCGCAGCGGATGGCGCCGCCATGGACGCCAAGATGCGCGCACTGGAATTCGATCTCGTCGTCCTCGATGTGATGCTGCCCGGAGAAGACGGGTTTAGCATCTGCCGCCGGCTTCGAGGCAGCAGCGATATTCCTATCCTGATGTTGACCTCGGTGAGCAGCGATATCGACCGTGTCGTCGGTCTGGAAATCGGCGCGGACGACTATGTCACAAAGCCATTCGTTCTCAGGGAGCTGACGGCACGCATCAAAGGCCTTCTCAGGCGCTCCAGAGTGACCTCTCAGCGGCCAGACAGTTTACGGAAAAGCTTTTTCCGCTTCGATGGATGGCAGGTCGATCCGGCTCGGCGGCAGCTTCATGATCCAAGCCATGCGCGCGTTGCGATGACGACCCATGAATTCGATCTGCTGCTGGCTTTCTGCCAAAATCCTGGACGGGTGCTGACCAGGGAGCAGTTGCTGAGCGCGACCCATGCGGGCCTGGCAGGCCCGATTGAACGCAGCATTGATGTCCATATCAGTCGCTTGCGACAGAAGATCGAAAAAGACCCGCGTGATCCAGCGCTTTTGAAAACCGTTCGCTTGGGTGGTTATGTCTTCACTGCCACTGTGGAAGAGGTTCATGTTTAG
- a CDS encoding ATP-binding protein, whose amino-acid sequence MFRNLRAVPRTLRGQITVIILLALVTVIATGRALENVAQNDYAIPNLESTATQVRTLALLLAQASPEERTSILTNAQRAGLEVSLQPISLAGKFKTSPEFQGFAETFVDFLFPPDGEPPLGGWRAFLDGRRVFAEKVDDRTMLVFFGLPDTILTTSFLSQTTYYFIAVVVLIAFFFAFAIRAVTEPIKRISEAAIKSDINNSSQIFEERGTVEIVSLARALNGMRNRIRIMMDGRTRMLRGISHDVRTPLTRLRLRSERMEASALREALLTDIDHIDDLLTESLNYLRDDFATEGIERVDVASILQTVCSDFSDIGFDVEYQGPNKLIANCRPLSIMRAVTNLCDNATKFGKTILVKLQVNGTVFSILVIDDGPGIPKDLREKVFEPFFKGDASRSKRAGFGLGLSIVADIAHAHQSKITLLSNHPTGLIVRIDIPQLAL is encoded by the coding sequence ATGTTTAGGAATCTCCGTGCGGTACCAAGAACCCTTCGTGGCCAGATCACCGTTATCATTCTCTTGGCATTGGTCACCGTCATCGCGACCGGCAGGGCATTGGAAAATGTTGCGCAGAATGATTACGCCATTCCCAATCTGGAAAGCACCGCCACACAGGTCAGGACCCTCGCCCTTCTTTTGGCACAGGCCTCTCCTGAAGAACGCACCTCCATTCTGACCAATGCGCAACGCGCAGGCTTGGAGGTTTCGCTTCAACCGATATCGCTGGCAGGCAAGTTCAAGACCTCCCCGGAGTTCCAGGGCTTTGCCGAGACATTCGTCGATTTTCTGTTTCCACCCGACGGAGAACCACCCCTTGGCGGCTGGCGCGCTTTTTTGGATGGCCGTCGTGTGTTTGCCGAGAAAGTTGATGACCGGACAATGCTTGTATTTTTCGGTCTTCCCGATACGATTCTGACGACTTCGTTTCTCAGTCAAACGACATATTACTTTATCGCCGTGGTCGTCTTGATCGCTTTTTTCTTTGCCTTTGCGATCAGGGCGGTAACCGAACCGATCAAGAGAATATCCGAGGCTGCAATAAAATCGGATATCAACAATAGTTCCCAGATCTTCGAGGAACGTGGCACAGTCGAGATCGTGTCGCTGGCCCGCGCGCTAAACGGCATGCGAAACCGTATTCGTATCATGATGGATGGCCGGACCCGAATGCTGCGGGGGATTAGCCATGATGTTCGCACTCCCTTGACGCGGCTCCGATTGCGCTCGGAGCGCATGGAGGCCAGTGCCTTGCGGGAAGCCCTGCTGACGGATATCGATCATATCGATGATCTCCTGACCGAAAGCCTGAACTATCTCCGGGACGATTTTGCAACCGAGGGCATTGAACGCGTTGACGTTGCGAGCATCCTGCAAACCGTTTGCAGTGACTTTTCAGACATAGGCTTCGATGTCGAATATCAGGGGCCGAACAAGCTGATTGCCAACTGCCGACCGCTCTCAATCATGCGGGCAGTTACCAACCTTTGCGACAATGCAACCAAGTTTGGAAAGACCATCCTCGTCAAACTACAGGTCAATGGAACGGTTTTTTCGATCTTGGTGATCGATGACGGACCAGGCATTCCCAAAGATCTCAGAGAAAAAGTTTTCGAACCGTTTTTCAAAGGAGATGCTTCCCGCAGCAAACGCGCCGGTTTTGGCCTGGGTCTGTCGATTGTCGCAGATATAGCACATGCCCATCAGAGCAAAATTACCCTGCTGTCCAATCACCCGACGGGCCTTATTGTACGGATCGACATACCCCAGCTCGCGCTTTAG
- a CDS encoding LLM class flavin-dependent oxidoreductase, which produces MAIVINHIGFLIPGNYPERDPLSGLETTLNLFEFGEHLGFDSAWVRHRHLEPGISSAAVFLAAASQRTRRIEIGTAVIPLGYESPFRLAEDLALADVLSAGRLNIGVSAGLPAHLELIGKKVFDGDWTTYDFSHNRVLRLIDNLRSDYLGGEDTRLKTPFGPQRPRLQPHAKGLIDRIWYGGGSIASARWAGSNGLNLLIGNVTSGEDTDNFYEAQARQLSLYRAAGGSASRVALGRVIVPLDSADAPTRRKYLDFAAGRLERTLHPNGERRTLFPRDLVGSSDDILEWLHADPILSEVTELRLELPYEFEQDEYRQILKDFVTKIAPELGWQARNENGTQALGSALDHSHTRSARQTH; this is translated from the coding sequence ATGGCCATTGTGATCAATCATATCGGTTTCCTGATCCCGGGTAATTATCCGGAAAGGGACCCATTGTCCGGTCTGGAAACCACGCTGAACCTGTTTGAATTCGGCGAGCACCTCGGCTTCGACTCGGCCTGGGTACGCCATCGCCATCTGGAGCCGGGTATTTCCTCTGCTGCGGTTTTCCTGGCTGCCGCCAGTCAGCGGACCCGCCGGATCGAAATTGGCACGGCGGTCATTCCGCTGGGCTATGAAAGTCCCTTTCGACTGGCGGAAGATTTGGCGCTTGCTGATGTGCTCTCCGCTGGCCGGTTGAATATCGGCGTCAGCGCTGGCCTGCCCGCCCATCTTGAACTGATCGGCAAAAAGGTGTTCGATGGCGATTGGACGACTTATGATTTTTCCCATAACCGTGTTCTGCGATTGATTGACAATCTGCGCAGCGACTATCTTGGCGGCGAAGATACAAGGCTGAAAACGCCGTTCGGCCCGCAGCGCCCCCGGCTGCAACCGCATGCGAAAGGGTTGATCGACCGGATCTGGTATGGCGGCGGTTCCATAGCTTCGGCGAGATGGGCAGGCAGCAACGGTCTCAACCTGCTGATCGGCAATGTCACGTCCGGTGAGGACACCGACAATTTCTATGAGGCGCAGGCCCGGCAACTCAGTCTTTACCGTGCAGCAGGCGGGAGTGCTAGCCGGGTGGCGCTAGGCCGGGTGATCGTGCCGCTCGACAGTGCCGATGCACCGACCCGGCGCAAATATCTCGATTTTGCCGCTGGGCGTCTGGAGCGAACGCTGCACCCGAATGGGGAGCGCCGTACGCTTTTCCCGCGTGATCTGGTTGGCAGTTCCGACGATATTCTCGAATGGCTTCACGCCGACCCGATCCTGAGCGAGGTGACGGAGCTGCGTCTGGAACTGCCCTATGAGTTCGAGCAGGACGAATACCGGCAGATTCTAAAGGATTTTGTCACCAAAATTGCGCCGGAACTGGGATGGCAGGCCCGTAATGAAAATGGCACGCAAGCGCTTGGGTCTGCGCTGGATCACAGCCATACGCGGAGCGCACGCCAGACCCATTGA